The window TCTATTCATTACTACTACGACAGCAAAGAGCACCTTTTTACCGAGTTTCTGGACTTCTTGTACGAACGATACACTGCAAAGATAACGGATGTTGACGGGAGTACGCCGCGGGAAGAACTCGATTCGCTGTTGAACACAGTTCTCACTGATGGACGAACGACGCCCGGGAAAGAGTTCAGAACGGCAATGCTCGAACTAAAGGCGCAGGCCCCATACAACGACGCGGTCCGGACACAACTCGCCAAGTTCGATGCCGTTCTCTTCGACCAGTTACGGGAAATCATCGCGGCCGGCGTCGAAACCGGTCAGTTCGACGACGCGGTCGACCCGGCCATCGCAGCTGAGTTTCTCGTGACGACCATTACTGGAGCCCATACCCGCCATGTCGCCACAGACCGTTCGATAGACCGGTTCAACGAGACGATTGTACGGTACACTGAGGCCCATCTCCTGACAGACACGCCAGCGGAGGCGACGCGCTAATGGGGATTCGAAGTCGCGTTAGTGCTCTGTTCAGAGGCCCCGAGGAGTTCGACCTCACGTCGGGTGGCATCGGGAAGCCGCTGTTTTTCCTCTCGATGCCGATTGTCATCACGAATCTCTTTCAGACCGCGTACAACCTCGCGGACACGTTCTGGCTCGGCCAGTATAGCACGGACGCGCTGGCGGCGATCAGCTTCGCCTTCCCGATGGTGTTTCTCCTCATCTCTCTCGGAATGGGGATATCCGTGGCCGGCAGCGTGCTCGTCGCACAGTTTACCGGCGCGGACGAGGAGCGCGAGGCCGAGTACGCTGCCTCTCAGACGGTCACGTTCGCCGTCATCATCTCGTTCGTTCTCGGTATTGTGGGCTATTTCGGCGTTGATACGTTTCTCAGCCTGATGGGCGCGTCCGAGGACGTCCTCCCGATGGCGACCAGTTACATGGAGGTCATCTCGCTTGGCCTGCTGTTCATGTTCGGCTTCTTCGTCTTCGTCGCGCTCATGCGGGGCTATGGCGACACGATAACGCCGATGCTGGTCATGTTCGGCTCGGTCGTCCTCAACATCATCATCGACCCGTTCCTGATATTCGGCTGGACGGTCGTCGAGAACGCGCCACTGGTCGGGACGGTCTCGTTCCCCGAACTCGGGATCGAAGGGGCCGCTATCGCGACCGTGTTCTCGCGGGCGCTGGCGCTGGTGGTCGGGCTGGCGATCATGTTTCGAGGGAACCGCGGCGTCCAGATTCACCTCCGCGATATGGCACCGGATCTTTCCTATCTCCGCCGTCTCGTCCGCATCGGTCTCCCCGCCTCCATCGAGGGAACGGGTCGTGCGCTGTCGATGAATCTGCTGTTGGTCATCGTCGCGATGTTCCCGGATACGGTCGTGGCCGCCTACGGCATCGGGACGCGCGTGTTCTCGGTCGTCTTCCTGCCGGCTATCGCGGTTGCCCGCGGCGTCGAGACGATGACCGGCCAGAACATGGGTGCCGACAAACCGGACCGGGCAGCGAAAGCAGCTGGCCTTGCGGCGACGGTGCTGTTCGGCGTGCTCACCGTGGCTGGCATCCTCGTCTGGTTCACCGCCGCACCGATAGCTGACCTGTTCACGACAAACCCCGAGGTCGTCGACATCACGACACAGTTCCTTCGCTACGTGGCTTTGTCATTCGGGTTCATCGGAATCATGCGGGCCTACACCGGGAGCTTCCGCGGTGCCGGGAAAACGCTCACGGCCGCGGCCATCTCCGTGTTGATGCTTGGGATCATTCGCTTCCCGATTGCGTGGTTCGCCACTGTGCCGTTCGGAGAGGCCGGGATCTGGCTTTCGTTTGCCGTCTCGAACGTCGCGGGGGCGATCATCGCGTACGGCTGGTATCGACGCGGAACGTGGCGGGACAGCAACCTCACCGAGGCCCAAGTCGACATTGACGAGACAGGCGTCGAGATGTCGGCAGAGGGCGACTGACAGCGGTAGCAGCGAGCGCGCGTGACACCATTCGGGTGAACCAATGCTTTCAGTGGAGCCATCGTTACTACTGTTATGCCCCCAGCATCGAATCGCAGTCAGGAGCCCTCGTCGCCGCTGTTTGCAGCTATCTACGACCCGGCAACGGCGCTCGTCGAGCGGACGCTCTTGCGGCCACATCGCGAGTATCTGGTGGCGAATCTGGATGGAACGGTTCTGGACATCGGTGCTGGAACCGGCGCGATGTTTCCGTATTTTGATGCCGTTGCGGCCGCGTCGACGGAGTTTCACGCGACCGAACCGGACCCACATATGCGGCGGCAGGCAGCGGAGAAGGCGAACGCGCAGGCCACGTCGATTCGCATCGAGTCGGCACCGGCGGAAGCCCTCCCGTACGACGACGCCACGTTCGACGTTGTCATCGCCTCGATGGTGTTCTGTACGATTCCGGATATCGAGGCCGCGATGAGCGAGATCACCCGGGTACTCAAACCCGGCGGCGAACTGCGGTTCTTCGAGCACGTCATCGACGATGGATGGCGAGCGGGGATACAGTCAACCCTCGCACCGCTTTGGAAGCGTCTCGCAGGCGGTTGTCACCTGACCCGACAAACAGGGTCGCGGCTCGTCGCTAACCAGTCGTTCGACGTCGTCGAAATCAAGCGACTCAATCTCGGCGTCACACCGATCCGACCGTTCGTTCGGGGACGGCTCCGCAAACGAGCCGTATCTCCGACGCGGTAATTCGGTGGCAGCTAGCTCTGGCTCTGGGTGACAGACCCCTCCTCGTTCGGCTGGATGACGACGAACCCATCGTCGCCGGTGAACTCCATCTGTATCGATTCCCCGGAGGTCTGGCCGATTTCGAACGTCTTGTTCATCTCGATAGACGGCGAGAGGTTCGAACTCCACGCAACGGTCGCATCCGGGTCGGTGAAGACCGGCGGCGTCATCACCAGTGGGTCGCCGTGGGTTGTCAGCGCGACTTCGCCGGGGCCGGTAAGATACACGTTCGTCAGGCCGCCAGCGGCCATGCCGGAGAGGCTGCCGACAGTGTTGATTTCGTAGTCGATAGTTGATTCGAACGCGAGCACGTCGGTACCGTTGACCGATATCGACTCCCCGTCATCGAGGCGAAGCACCTGTACCTTCTTGCCGTTCTCGGCTACGTAGAGATGGCCGCTCCCTTCGGCCTCCATGACCGGCGTCCCTTCGCCGCTCACGGCCTCCTTGACGAAGCCCGTGATACCGCCTTCCGCCGAGGACTTGCCAGTGAACGTGACCTCGCCGGTGTACGCGACCATCGAGCCGGCTTTGACCATCACCGTTCCGTCGAGCGGGATATCGAGCAGCCTGTTGTTCTCTTTCTGGAACCCATCGCCGCCGTCTTCGGGGGCGTTAGAGCGCACAAATTCCTGTAAATCCATAGTACATCGAGACACTGGATCGGCCATGGTCATAGGCTTCGTGAAGGATTAAAACACGTTTTGTGCGAATGGGTTACATGCTGATGGGCCGCAGCTACCGGACAGCGACGGAGCCGAGTTTGGTATATCCGAATAGCTATTCCAGATAGCTATATAGTCGTTCGGGGAGCCCAGTAACGCCGGCTTTCGTTTTGAGAGAGCGTCGCTCCCCATCGGTGTCCGAACAGCGTAGTTGTACACGACGCTGTCCGGGCCTTTGCGGCGAGATTACCGACGAAGACGAGAGGGTCCGCGGTAGGATCCAAACGATCCAAGAGCCGTTCGAGCGTCGGGCGACAGCCGTGGACGTCGTCGACAACGTAGATCTCCGCCCATTCGTGGCCGTGGATTCACTGGTGTGGCGCGCGAGGTCGGGATGAAACGTCGGTGGTGGTTCGAGAGCGTCGAGTCAGCCCTCGACAGCATCTCTGGTGTGTTCGGCATCCAACCCGAACAACAGTCCGGCGAGAAACAGCAGTTCGTTACCCTGATAGTACTGTTCGATTACGAAGTTGATCAGGCCGATATCCGGTGTCGTCGCTCCCAACAGCACCAGAACGAGCGCGAGAGCGGCAGCAAGTCCGGCGACCCACCGTACGACGATACCTGAGAGCAGCCCCACGATGAAGACAACAACAGCAGTGAACAGACTCATGTCTTGCTCCAGCGTGTTGCAGTTGTTGATCTGACAGTATCTTCCATAGGGTGAACAACAGTTCCACTGTATATAGTTCTACTAGCAGCAGGGAAGAGAGAGTCACATCACTCGATTTCGGCAGCGACACGCGCCAGACAGCCCTCACCCGGTTCGAAGTACGAGTAGTGGTCGGCGACGAGGTCAGAGACGTTCACGTCTTGGTAGCCGTCGGGAAGTGTCCCCACGTCACGAGTTCCAGCGTGGCCGACGGCGTGTGTCCGGTCCGACGCTCGGTAAATCCACGAGAGGACCCTGTCGTTGTGGCTGTAGAAATTCGACACCGGCGCGTCAACGGTTCCGATAGCGTCGCCGTAACGGCCACCCTGCACCACGCTATTGTATGGGATAGCACCGCCGAGCAACGACACTGAAGCGAGGGCGTCGGTCGCCCCTCGCTCGGCGAGTGCCCGGAGCGTCTCGCCGGTCACCCGCGCGCCGAGCGAATGAGCGAGCAAATGGATGGGCCGTCCGTCGGTTTCAGCCCACTCGACCAGCCACTGGGCGAGAGGAGTACTGTTCGCCTCGGCGTTGGCCTTCGCCTGCTCCCAGTCGACGTTAGAATCCCAGCTGTATGCGACGACCGGTGCGGACGTGGTCCCTTCGAGCGCTACCTGTGCGGTATAGGCATTGTCGAGGGCCGTCTCGGCGTCGGTACTGAATCCGTGGACGAACAGGAACACGGCCGACGCGTCGTCGAACGACCACGTACCATCAGTCTCGAAGGCCGGCTCATCCGCTGGGTCGAGGAGCCCGCGCGTAGTGACGACTGGCTGTGAGTCCGGCGCACTGTAGTCGCCGGAATCGCCTCGCAACGACCAGTACACGTAGGCACCACCGCCGCCGATCAGACCGAGCCCACTCCCGAGACCG is drawn from Haloarcula sp. CBA1129 and contains these coding sequences:
- a CDS encoding TetR/AcrR family transcriptional regulator, whose product is MDDDTATEILEATYRALCQHGYAALTVKDIAAEADRSKASIHYYYDSKEHLFTEFLDFLYERYTAKITDVDGSTPREELDSLLNTVLTDGRTTPGKEFRTAMLELKAQAPYNDAVRTQLAKFDAVLFDQLREIIAAGVETGQFDDAVDPAIAAEFLVTTITGAHTRHVATDRSIDRFNETIVRYTEAHLLTDTPAEATR
- a CDS encoding MATE family efflux transporter is translated as MGIRSRVSALFRGPEEFDLTSGGIGKPLFFLSMPIVITNLFQTAYNLADTFWLGQYSTDALAAISFAFPMVFLLISLGMGISVAGSVLVAQFTGADEEREAEYAASQTVTFAVIISFVLGIVGYFGVDTFLSLMGASEDVLPMATSYMEVISLGLLFMFGFFVFVALMRGYGDTITPMLVMFGSVVLNIIIDPFLIFGWTVVENAPLVGTVSFPELGIEGAAIATVFSRALALVVGLAIMFRGNRGVQIHLRDMAPDLSYLRRLVRIGLPASIEGTGRALSMNLLLVIVAMFPDTVVAAYGIGTRVFSVVFLPAIAVARGVETMTGQNMGADKPDRAAKAAGLAATVLFGVLTVAGILVWFTAAPIADLFTTNPEVVDITTQFLRYVALSFGFIGIMRAYTGSFRGAGKTLTAAAISVLMLGIIRFPIAWFATVPFGEAGIWLSFAVSNVAGAIIAYGWYRRGTWRDSNLTEAQVDIDETGVEMSAEGD
- a CDS encoding class I SAM-dependent methyltransferase — encoded protein: MPPASNRSQEPSSPLFAAIYDPATALVERTLLRPHREYLVANLDGTVLDIGAGTGAMFPYFDAVAAASTEFHATEPDPHMRRQAAEKANAQATSIRIESAPAEALPYDDATFDVVIASMVFCTIPDIEAAMSEITRVLKPGGELRFFEHVIDDGWRAGIQSTLAPLWKRLAGGCHLTRQTGSRLVANQSFDVVEIKRLNLGVTPIRPFVRGRLRKRAVSPTR
- a CDS encoding AIM24 family protein, which codes for MDLQEFVRSNAPEDGGDGFQKENNRLLDIPLDGTVMVKAGSMVAYTGEVTFTGKSSAEGGITGFVKEAVSGEGTPVMEAEGSGHLYVAENGKKVQVLRLDDGESISVNGTDVLAFESTIDYEINTVGSLSGMAAGGLTNVYLTGPGEVALTTHGDPLVMTPPVFTDPDATVAWSSNLSPSIEMNKTFEIGQTSGESIQMEFTGDDGFVVIQPNEEGSVTQSQS
- a CDS encoding DUF726 domain-containing protein; this encodes MDSQNGVTRRRLLLGLGSGLGLIGGGGAYVYWSLRGDSGDYSAPDSQPVVTTRGLLDPADEPAFETDGTWSFDDASAVFLFVHGFSTDAETALDNAYTAQVALEGTTSAPVVAYSWDSNVDWEQAKANAEANSTPLAQWLVEWAETDGRPIHLLAHSLGARVTGETLRALAERGATDALASVSLLGGAIPYNSVVQGGRYGDAIGTVDAPVSNFYSHNDRVLSWIYRASDRTHAVGHAGTRDVGTLPDGYQDVNVSDLVADHYSYFEPGEGCLARVAAEIE